Below is a window of Ammoniphilus sp. CFH 90114 DNA.
GCCTTGGCTTGTTACAGAAATGTAGGGTTTAAACAGGACGGAGTTTTAAGGGATATTCGCAAATTTGAAAATGAGTATTGGAATCTCGTGGAGATGAGTATTCTTGAAGAGGAATGGAGAGGGCAGCTTGGAATGGACATTCGTTATACGCGAGATGTTCCAAGTCCCCAGGATTTATTTGAACTATATGATGCGGTAAGATGGAACAATTACCTAAAATCACCACCCGAAAAATTACATCAAGCTATGGTTCAAAGCTGGTGTGTGATGAGTGCTTATGACAGTAGGAATAAATTAATTGGAACAGGGCGCGTGATATCCGATGGGACGATCCAAGCCTTGATCTGTGGCCTAGTTGTACATCCGGAGCATCAGGGCAGAGGAATAGGAAAGGAGCTGTTTAACAGGTTAGTGGAGAAATGTAGAAAAGACAGTCTTCATATTCAATTATTGTGTACGGAGGCATTGGTGCCTTATTATAAGAGGTTAGGTTTTGAAACATTTGCAACGGGAATGAAGGATAAAGTAATGCCAAAAATAGACCAAGCCGGGGCGATGTAAGTGTCTCTCTTCTATTACGGAACACAGGACCAATTATCTAAGAAGGAAGCTTTTCATCTCAAGAAATATTACAAAAAGCATTCCTTTATTAGTTCTGGTCGTTTTATTATTGATCCAGCTATTTTTACTAATGTAAACCTTGATTGCAAAAATTGCCATCGGGTGCACGTGATGACGTGCTGCGAGGGGGGACAGCCTTATTCTACAGACCCGGAAAGTGAGGAAAAGCTAAGGAAAGCTGCCCCTTCGATCATCAAGACCTATCTTGACGAGAAGCGACAGTGGGAGGCTGATCAATCTGGTTATATGGAGAAGTTCGCCGTGGGTCCGCAGCATCCGACTATCAAACTGTGTGAGGGAAATTGTTTCTTTTTTGTTAAAGATGACGATGAATCCTACTGCAGCATCCACCGATACGCACTTGATCATCAGCGTTCTCCATTAGACTTAAAACCAATGAGCTGTTCTTTGTTTCCTTTAGATATTATTCAAATGGATTCAACTTTGTTTGTCACCGCGATTACCCCTGAAACGACAGCATTTTCTCGATGGGGATATGAATACAAAGATCACCTCTGTGTAAATAGGGAGATAAGAGAGGCTGAGCAGATTTCACCTGAGTTATTTTCTATTGATGGATACCGTCCCGCTTGGGAATGGTGTCGCGATTTACTACAGACAACATTTGGTGACGAGATCATCACGATCATCATGCAAAGCGAAACAACGAATGGTACTTGAAAGTGCTCTTTCTCTTCATAAAGAAGGAGCAGGCTTCATGCCTGCTCCTGATGCTTTTTACATGACTAGTCCTTATTTGTATCTTTCTTTGTTGCAGAGTTGGGGAGGATTATTTTAGGTGCATCGTCATTCTCGTTAATAACCTCCACCAAAGGATCTAGATCAATAACCGATGAAAAAAGCTGCTGAGTGATGGTCTCGAAATCCAACTTTTCGACATTCAATCCCAGATTCTCCACTTGAACTAATAAATCCTCCATCGATTCCTGCATTGTGAATTGTTGAGTAATAGCATAAGCACACCATTCTGCAGTTGAAACTCCAGCTTCTTCAGCTATCTCTTCTACTCTTTTTAATAATTCAACATCCAATTCAATGGTTAATGACGTTTTTTCCACAATGATGACCTCCTGCCTAGATTTTTGATATTCTATTCTTTCAGGTAGGTTTTTGTGCTGATATGAACTTTAAATAACATCCATTGTCTAAATATGATATTTGCAGCTTTAATTATTAAATTTGCAATTGATGAGTTTTATTTGCAGTTCCCATTCTATGTATCTTAAGAGATTTAAGATATAATATTGATAATTGACTACTTTTTCCAAGGGAAAGTTATAATGACAAACAACCAATTAAAAGCGAGTTTGCTTGGACAAGCACCTATAATCCTACAATCCAATATACGTGATATGTGTTGCCGCAGCGAAAGATTTCAGAACTTCTTCGATCAACATTTACTCTTAATGAAGCCTGTTCTTACGGAAGGAATAA
It encodes the following:
- a CDS encoding GNAT family N-acetyltransferase is translated as MEVELQYFKSADFEQLIQWAGSSRFLLQWAGPSFQYPLDVEQLERYIEGANVQGSDRLIYKAVHRETGTVVGHISLGAIDVQNGSARIGRVLIGDPNFRGQKLGEKMVKEVLKIAIDELKLHRVSLGVFDFNTTALACYRNVGFKQDGVLRDIRKFENEYWNLVEMSILEEEWRGQLGMDIRYTRDVPSPQDLFELYDAVRWNNYLKSPPEKLHQAMVQSWCVMSAYDSRNKLIGTGRVISDGTIQALICGLVVHPEHQGRGIGKELFNRLVEKCRKDSLHIQLLCTEALVPYYKRLGFETFATGMKDKVMPKIDQAGAM
- a CDS encoding DUF3109 family protein — encoded protein: MSLFYYGTQDQLSKKEAFHLKKYYKKHSFISSGRFIIDPAIFTNVNLDCKNCHRVHVMTCCEGGQPYSTDPESEEKLRKAAPSIIKTYLDEKRQWEADQSGYMEKFAVGPQHPTIKLCEGNCFFFVKDDDESYCSIHRYALDHQRSPLDLKPMSCSLFPLDIIQMDSTLFVTAITPETTAFSRWGYEYKDHLCVNREIREAEQISPELFSIDGYRPAWEWCRDLLQTTFGDEIITIIMQSETTNGT